Genomic segment of Amphibacillus xylanus NBRC 15112:
GCCAAAAATGAAAACACACAAGGGCACACAAAAACGTTTTAAAAGAACAGCTTCTGGAAAGCTAAAACGTGCTCAAGGTTATACAAGTCACTTGTTTGCAAATAAATCACAAAAACAAAAAAGAAAACTACGTAAAAATGCGCTCGTTTCTAAAGGCGATCAAAAGCGCATTGATCAAATGTTACCAAGATAATACTGAAGATTGG
This window contains:
- the rpmI gene encoding 50S ribosomal protein L35, with the protein product MPKMKTHKGTQKRFKRTASGKLKRAQGYTSHLFANKSQKQKRKLRKNALVSKGDQKRIDQMLPR